Genomic segment of Cytobacillus suaedae:
CAGATAGCTTTTTCGTTTGCTCCATGAAGGTGGTAGCTGATGCTTTCCCCTCTCCAATTTCACTTAATCTCTGCTCCCACTTTGCAGTCATTTCAGGAGACGCGAGTATCTTTTCTCCAATGGCATCGATGAGGAGCATACCTTTTTCAGTAGCAAAAACTTGGTTTTTCACAACATCAATGTATTTTCGATCCTTAAGCATTGTGATAATTCCTGCTCGGGTAGCCTCAGTTCCTAGGCCTTCCTTTTTCATAAGCACTTTTTCAAGTTCATTATTATCAAGGTGTTTTCCCGCTGTTTTCATCAATGTAATTAATTGCCCTTCTGTGTAGCGTTTTGGTGGTTGAGTTTTCCCCTCTTTCACCTTAACAGACTTGACAATACCAACCTCGTTCTCCTCTAAGATTGGCAAAATAACATCATTGTCTTTCTTTGAATCTTCTTCAAATATAACCTTTCTCCAGCCTTCTTGTATAAGCTGCTTCCCTTTTGACTTAAATGTTGCCCTCTCATCAACTAGGGTTGTTATCGTTGTATAATCAAAAATCGCTACTTCGTAATGCGCGGCAATTAAACGACGAGCAATTAAATCATATATTTTTTGTTCATCCCCTGACAGTTTCGTGGTGTTTGGTACCTGTTCTGTCGGAATAATAGCATAATGGTCTGTAACCTTCTTTTCATTTACATAGCGTTTATTGTTCATAATTGAAGGCAAAGGAGTTGGTAGAAAAGGTTGATATTCTTCTTGTTTACTTAACTTCGAAAAAATTTCAGGTATTGTTTCGGCTTCACCTTTCGTTATAAAGCTCGAGTCTGAACGCGGATACGAAATAAACCCTTTCGTATATAAACCCTGTGCTATATCAAGTGTTTTCTTTGGTGAAAATTTAAAGGCTTTATTTGCCGTAGCCTGCAAGGAGGATAAATTAAACAGAAATGGCGGTGAGTACTCTTTTCTATCCTTTATTAATTCCGAAACCTTCGCTGGCTTACCTTTACAAAATGCCGCAATTCTTTCTGCCAAAGCCTGTTCTTTTATACGAGATTCATTGTCCTTTTCCCATTTACCTTCATATACTTTTCCGTCTATCGTAAAAGTAGCAAGAACTTCCCAAAAAGGTTCAGAGGTAAATTCAGCAATTTCACGCTCTCTTTTAACAATCAAAGCAAGCGTTGGTGTTTGCACACGACCTGCAGAAAACACATCGGAGACACCTTGTTCTTTTAATAAGAGAGAGTAAACTCTTGAAGCATTAATACCAACAATCCAATCAGCACACGCTCTTGCTCTTGCCTCATAATATAGATTTCTAGTTTCCCCTTCAGGTAACAGATTACTGAAGCCCTCTTTGACTGCTTTTTCTGTTAGTGATGAGATCCATAACCGTTTCATTTCTTTCTTAATTCCAGCTGTAGCAATCACTGTCCGAATAATAAGCTCACCTTCACGGCCAGCATCGCCTGCATGGATAATTTCTGTCACTCGGTTATTGTGTAAAAGTTGTCTTATCACATTAAATTGCTTTTGTTTTGATTTCATGACCTTATATTGGAATTTTTCAGGGATGAGTGGAAGTGTTCCTAGTGACCACTTTTTCCAGGAGGGGTTGTATTCTTCAGGGTACAATAATTCACAAATGTGGCCGACTGCCCATGTAAAAAAGGCACCATTGGGGAAGATTTCATTCGGCGCAACCTCAATATACCCTTGTTGCTTCTTTGATTTAAAAGGAGCTGCTAGTTTTGTAGCTTGGTCTGGTTTTTCTGCTATTATAACTTTCATCTTTTAATCACCTAATCATTAAAATGAAGGAAGAGAAGGATTTCTCCCTCTCTACTATATTCTTCATTATACTTTAAAATCGTTTGTATAAAAACTAGTAATCAATCATATACCATTTCTTTTTTTATAATATGCTCTACTGTTATTATCGGTATTTCACTTAAAATCACATCTACTACAACAATACCCAATGAATGATCAAGTATCGCAATCGATGTATCCTCAGATAAGTTCTCAAGAACATCCTTGAATTCCATCACTCTATTATATAAATAGGTTCGATCGATTTCTTCCTTCTCTAGCTTTGCCCCAAGTCTTATTATTGCTTCTTCATCATTTAACATACACCGATACATCCAGATCCCTCCAAGAGAACATGCTTTTTAACATCATATTCAGGAGTGATTTGCAATAGTAGTAATCTTAAACCTTAGAGATCAACTAATTAAGCTAAAATTCGTTCAATTTCGATTTGCTTATTTTCAGCCAAATTAATGATTAATCCATCTACTTTGACAAGTGGCATTAAACTATTATAAGGATTAAGCATTAAAATGACTCCATTACGTCCATCGTTTAATACTACTTTTCTTCCTACAAGTGTCTGCATTACATTTGAGAGAAACGGGAGTAATATCTTAGGGTCAAATTTCCCAAAGACATCTTCATTCATTTGTTTTATTACTGAATAAAAAGGTAATGCGTCATGATACACCCGATTTGAACTCATTGCGTGGAATACATCAGCTACTGCAACGATCTTACTAATAAGCGAAATTTGTTCACCTCTTAATCCAAATGGATATCCTGTACCATTTTCTCGTTCATGGTGTTGTAGGGCAACAAGTGAAATATCCTCCGAAATGCCAACCGTATTTTTTAATAAATCATATCCATATAACGTATGTTTTTTAATGATATCATACTCTTCTGATGTCAATTTCCCTGGTTTGTTTAGGATGTAGGAGGGTATTTTCGTCTTTCCTATATCATGTAACGTAGCTGCAATTGTAACTTTTTCTAACTCAATAGAAGATAAGTTTAGCCATCTTCCAATTAACGTTGCAATAACCCCTACTCCAATATTATGACGGTATGTATAATCATCTGCTTTTCTTAATTCATGAAACAAATAAAATAACTGAGGGGTTTCTACTGCTTGTTGTATGGTTGGAATGATCGTCTCTTTTATTTCCAGTAGTGGTATATGGTTTGTATTTCGGACATAGTCAAATATCGCTTCAACCTGAACAATTGCTTCTTCTATTTTTGCTGAAATCTCAAGAAATTTTTCTTTTACTTTTGGTTTAGTTTGTATACTGCCTTGACCTGAAGTAAGGCTCTCAATTACAGCATCCATTTCTCCTGAACTAAAAGGACTATGCTTCATCCAATCCTCCCCCGAACACCGTGTCGTTATAGGTGTCTTTCCCGTTTTTTAGACAAAAAGTAGTTTACATATCCTATATTATAACAAATAATTCCATTTATATTTGACACAACCGAACATCAATTTTCGACATACTAATTCTTTTGTTAACAAATAATGACATCTAATCAACATTTAGTACGTGTGAATAATTCGATATAGCATGACTAACGATATACTTTAGGAGGTGGATATGAAAATGAATAATCATAATGATGACATTACAACAGGCTTCAATGATCTTACACAAGTAGAGATGTCTATTATTGCAGCACAAAAAATGGTTGGTTCAGCAACAATGAGTATGGACGAGGAAATATTAGCAGATGCCGCTAGGGCTGTTGAAGATGCACGTGCACTGTTACAGAGCGCAATGGA
This window contains:
- a CDS encoding DNA topoisomerase III; this translates as MKVIIAEKPDQATKLAAPFKSKKQQGYIEVAPNEIFPNGAFFTWAVGHICELLYPEEYNPSWKKWSLGTLPLIPEKFQYKVMKSKQKQFNVIRQLLHNNRVTEIIHAGDAGREGELIIRTVIATAGIKKEMKRLWISSLTEKAVKEGFSNLLPEGETRNLYYEARARACADWIVGINASRVYSLLLKEQGVSDVFSAGRVQTPTLALIVKREREIAEFTSEPFWEVLATFTIDGKVYEGKWEKDNESRIKEQALAERIAAFCKGKPAKVSELIKDRKEYSPPFLFNLSSLQATANKAFKFSPKKTLDIAQGLYTKGFISYPRSDSSFITKGEAETIPEIFSKLSKQEEYQPFLPTPLPSIMNNKRYVNEKKVTDHYAIIPTEQVPNTTKLSGDEQKIYDLIARRLIAAHYEVAIFDYTTITTLVDERATFKSKGKQLIQEGWRKVIFEEDSKKDNDVILPILEENEVGIVKSVKVKEGKTQPPKRYTEGQLITLMKTAGKHLDNNELEKVLMKKEGLGTEATRAGIITMLKDRKYIDVVKNQVFATEKGMLLIDAIGEKILASPEMTAKWEQRLSEIGEGKASATTFMEQTKKLSEKIVTDAISQSKEWNFNHIEIDKIPTRKSNFTTGTEVGKCKLCDGKVVDKGSFYGCTNYKEKQCRFTLSKKILSKTITPTNIKKLLTEGKTNSIKGFKKGEKSFDAVLEWSEAEKKVVFQFENGKNQIQTQEKETTTTS
- a CDS encoding HD-GYP domain-containing protein, translated to MKHSPFSSGEMDAVIESLTSGQGSIQTKPKVKEKFLEISAKIEEAIVQVEAIFDYVRNTNHIPLLEIKETIIPTIQQAVETPQLFYLFHELRKADDYTYRHNIGVGVIATLIGRWLNLSSIELEKVTIAATLHDIGKTKIPSYILNKPGKLTSEEYDIIKKHTLYGYDLLKNTVGISEDISLVALQHHERENGTGYPFGLRGEQISLISKIVAVADVFHAMSSNRVYHDALPFYSVIKQMNEDVFGKFDPKILLPFLSNVMQTLVGRKVVLNDGRNGVILMLNPYNSLMPLVKVDGLIINLAENKQIEIERILA
- a CDS encoding DUF2564 family protein, with protein sequence MNNHNDDITTGFNDLTQVEMSIIAAQKMVGSATMSMDEEILADAARAVEDARALLQSAMESQTGLDGDFLQKSQNTLSQCEHQLQEARH